In Pseudobacter ginsenosidimutans, the following are encoded in one genomic region:
- a CDS encoding sensor histidine kinase gives MTFTGRYIRLMVHLFGWMLVGFIMILQLRMVLGVSLPAGFYAKQAIMLSLLIIYFYINECIIVRRLLYKQKLAGFFTLHLGIIASLQVTGRILDIIFNLRHEIIKAIFKVTHVELNPKYWGNLDATLLLTSIVVAGISTCIALIQHWQFNLRASEEIRKKQLDAELALLKAQIHPHFFFNTLNNIYALSYDNAESSRTSLYKLSRMMRYLLYETPNNLTRLSKEIGFVKDYIELMSLRMSDSMNIRFEVPETVSERSIAPMILLPFIENAFKHGVSSLRNGSIIIRISQDENILKLYVENQIFKEHSVKIEDGGIGLNNTERRLQMTYPDQHRLQYGKTENGSYIVQLELML, from the coding sequence ATGACTTTCACTGGCAGGTATATAAGATTGATGGTCCATTTGTTCGGATGGATGTTGGTGGGATTCATCATGATCCTGCAATTGAGAATGGTGCTGGGTGTGAGCCTGCCTGCAGGCTTCTATGCCAAACAGGCCATCATGCTTTCATTGCTCATCATTTATTTCTATATCAACGAGTGTATCATTGTGCGCCGCCTGCTGTACAAACAGAAACTGGCGGGCTTTTTTACACTGCACCTTGGCATCATCGCCTCCCTGCAGGTGACCGGCAGGATCCTCGATATCATCTTCAACCTGCGCCATGAGATCATCAAAGCCATCTTCAAGGTTACACACGTTGAGCTCAACCCGAAGTACTGGGGCAACCTGGATGCCACCCTCCTGCTCACATCCATTGTAGTAGCCGGTATCAGCACCTGTATCGCCCTCATCCAGCACTGGCAATTCAATCTCCGCGCCAGTGAAGAGATCCGTAAAAAACAGCTGGACGCAGAGCTCGCATTGCTCAAGGCGCAGATCCATCCACATTTTTTCTTCAATACACTGAACAATATCTACGCCCTTTCGTATGACAATGCTGAAAGCTCCAGGACTTCCCTGTACAAGCTGAGCCGTATGATGCGTTATCTCCTTTACGAAACGCCCAATAACCTCACCAGACTGAGCAAGGAGATCGGTTTCGTGAAGGACTATATCGAACTGATGAGCCTGCGTATGTCGGACTCGATGAACATTCGTTTTGAAGTGCCGGAAACCGTATCGGAAAGATCCATTGCTCCGATGATCCTCCTGCCCTTTATCGAGAACGCTTTCAAACATGGTGTAAGTTCGCTCCGAAATGGTTCCATCATCATCCGGATCAGCCAGGATGAAAACATATTGAAACTCTATGTGGAAAACCAGATCTTCAAGGAACACAGTGTAAAAATTGAAGACGGGGGGATCGGACTGAACAATACCGAGCGCAGACTGCAAATGACCTATCCGGACCAGCACCGCCTCCAATATGGAAAAACAGAGAATGGCAGCTATATCGTTCAATTAGAACTCATGTTATGA
- a CDS encoding cation-translocating P-type ATPase — MWFSKSIQQTLEELHADTGKGLNDNEAAARLQQYGHNKLTARKRRSVFSLFIAQLKDTLIYVLFGAVVITMAMGEYIDGTIILLVIIINAVLGVIQEVKAGNAIDALKDLSAPKALVKRNGTVSEIASEMIVPGDILVLEAGRFVAADVRLLESANLQIEESALTGESVPSEKDANADLQDGNIPLGDQVNMAFMSTVVTYGRGLGVVVETGMKTEVGKIADIINQEKEEKTPLEKRLDELGKTLGKIAIGVCVVMFGLAWFQGRDLAENFLTAVSLAVASIPEGLAAIVAVVLSIGVTRMARKKAIIKKLPAVETLGSVTVVCSDKTGTLTQNKMTVVRFFDLTDQEVELKEKENAPSDAALLLSKAMILCSDATFENGEGTGDPTEIALLRLGDQLGIDRNKLATETKRKDELPFDSDRKLMSTIQEENGKLTVYTKGAIDNLLDRCTMVQHNGEAIPITTGHIEQFKKATKNMSANALRTLAAAYKSLDGLIDHEEMEKDLVLIGMVGMMDPPRPEVKDSIRQAKQAGITTVMITGDHKDTAFAIAKDLGIADNKKQAITGSELKRNPDGDRQLTSYRVFARVSPEHKVKIVRAFKSEGQIVSMTGDGVNDAPSLNTADIGVAMGVTGTDVARNAAHMILADDNFATIIAAIEQGRNIYNNIKKSVIFLLASNVGEVIAMVVAILIGMPAPLMATQLLWINLLTDTLPAIALGMDPGDPDVMKQSPRSPNESFFAHGAAQRIIIGGIAIGLLTIGAFWFGYYEHGYSPYDKQVPDNIHEYARTMAFMTIICSQLFYSFTFRHSVKSVFQTGIFSNKYLVGAVALALVLQLLVMGLPVLQKAFRLQMLDLQGWIYALGLGIIPVVLSEILKLFKRMNKRSTP; from the coding sequence ATGTGGTTTTCAAAATCGATACAGCAAACGCTGGAAGAACTTCATGCGGATACAGGAAAAGGGTTGAACGACAATGAGGCTGCTGCCCGCTTGCAGCAGTATGGTCATAATAAGCTCACCGCCCGGAAACGGCGTTCTGTTTTCTCTTTATTTATTGCACAACTGAAAGACACGCTGATCTATGTACTTTTTGGCGCCGTTGTAATCACAATGGCCATGGGAGAATATATAGATGGCACCATCATCCTGCTGGTGATCATTATCAATGCTGTTCTGGGTGTGATACAGGAAGTGAAAGCAGGGAATGCGATCGATGCACTCAAGGACCTCTCCGCACCAAAAGCTCTGGTAAAGAGGAACGGAACAGTTTCGGAGATCGCATCGGAAATGATCGTGCCGGGGGATATCCTGGTGCTGGAAGCAGGCCGTTTTGTGGCAGCCGATGTGCGTTTGCTGGAATCGGCCAATCTGCAAATTGAAGAATCAGCGCTCACCGGAGAATCCGTTCCTTCTGAAAAAGACGCCAACGCAGATCTGCAGGATGGCAATATTCCTTTGGGCGACCAGGTGAATATGGCCTTCATGTCTACCGTAGTCACTTACGGAAGGGGCCTTGGTGTAGTAGTGGAAACCGGTATGAAAACAGAAGTGGGCAAGATCGCCGATATCATCAACCAGGAAAAAGAAGAAAAAACGCCACTCGAAAAAAGACTGGATGAGCTGGGCAAAACTTTGGGAAAGATTGCGATCGGTGTTTGTGTTGTCATGTTCGGACTGGCCTGGTTCCAGGGAAGGGACCTTGCAGAGAATTTCCTTACAGCCGTATCACTGGCAGTGGCCAGTATTCCTGAAGGACTGGCCGCCATCGTTGCAGTGGTGCTGTCTATCGGTGTTACCAGGATGGCCCGCAAGAAAGCCATCATCAAAAAATTACCGGCTGTTGAAACACTCGGCTCCGTTACAGTTGTTTGCTCCGATAAAACAGGAACACTCACACAAAATAAAATGACGGTGGTGCGCTTCTTCGATCTCACCGATCAGGAAGTGGAACTGAAAGAAAAAGAAAATGCTCCATCGGATGCAGCACTTCTTCTTTCAAAAGCCATGATCCTTTGTTCCGACGCCACTTTCGAGAATGGTGAAGGCACCGGCGATCCAACAGAAATAGCCCTGCTCAGACTGGGCGACCAACTGGGTATCGACAGGAATAAATTAGCAACAGAAACGAAGAGAAAAGATGAATTACCATTCGACTCCGACAGGAAACTGATGTCCACCATCCAGGAAGAAAATGGAAAACTGACAGTGTACACCAAGGGCGCAATCGACAATCTCCTCGATCGTTGTACGATGGTGCAGCATAACGGAGAAGCCATTCCCATCACCACCGGACATATCGAACAATTCAAAAAAGCCACCAAAAACATGTCTGCCAATGCGCTCCGCACACTGGCAGCGGCCTATAAATCACTGGACGGGCTCATCGATCATGAAGAAATGGAAAAAGACCTGGTGCTGATCGGCATGGTAGGCATGATGGACCCGCCCAGGCCGGAAGTAAAGGACAGTATCAGGCAGGCAAAACAGGCGGGTATCACAACGGTGATGATCACAGGAGATCACAAGGATACAGCCTTCGCCATCGCCAAAGACCTCGGCATTGCCGATAACAAAAAGCAGGCAATCACCGGTTCAGAATTGAAACGAAATCCTGACGGTGACCGGCAACTGACCTCCTACCGCGTTTTTGCCAGGGTTTCACCAGAGCACAAAGTAAAGATCGTACGCGCCTTCAAATCGGAAGGACAGATTGTTTCGATGACGGGTGATGGCGTGAATGATGCACCCAGCCTCAATACCGCAGATATTGGGGTAGCCATGGGCGTTACAGGAACGGATGTGGCGAGGAATGCGGCGCATATGATCCTGGCGGATGATAATTTCGCCACCATCATCGCCGCCATTGAACAGGGACGGAATATTTACAACAACATAAAGAAGTCTGTGATCTTCCTGCTGGCCAGCAATGTGGGCGAAGTGATCGCGATGGTAGTAGCCATCCTGATCGGCATGCCCGCGCCATTGATGGCTACACAACTTTTATGGATCAACCTGCTCACAGATACATTACCTGCCATTGCACTGGGCATGGATCCTGGTGATCCCGATGTGATGAAACAATCACCGCGCAGCCCCAATGAAAGCTTCTTCGCACATGGAGCGGCTCAAAGGATCATTATTGGAGGTATCGCCATTGGCCTGCTCACCATCGGCGCTTTCTGGTTCGGATATTACGAGCACGGTTACAGCCCATATGACAAACAAGTCCCGGATAACATACATGAATATGCGAGAACCATGGCCTTCATGACCATTATCTGCAGCCAGCTCTTCTATTCTTTTACTTTCAGGCATTCCGTAAAATCCGTTTTCCAGACAGGGATATTCTCCAACAAATACCTGGTAGGCGCAGTAGCCCTTGCACTGGTCCTTCAATTGCTGGTAATGGGATTACCGGTACTTCAAAAAGCATTCAGGCTGCAGATGCTGGACCTCCAGGGCTGGATCTATGCACTCGGACTGGGCATCATTCCCGTTGTCCTGAGCGAGATACTGAAACTATTCAAACGGATGAACAAAAGAAGTACACCCTGA
- a CDS encoding alpha/beta hydrolase, whose amino-acid sequence MPVFKSPKRMIAFFFIVLTAQSIFAQNSFIPLYSGEVPNSIKAPANYQESTDSLNRVRMVTRPGLIPFFPAKGNVSGTAVIIFPGGGYFLLSLDACIEIANALCKEGITAFIAKYRLPHDSIMINKSIGPLQDAQAAIQLVRKNAALWGIHSQKIGAMGLSAGGHLVSSAATQVSKIVIDNPGNNNLSPDFIALLYPVIIYDPAIPRTRENLIGKNPSPETLDLYSTDKQVTSQTPPSFLVHAIDDDVIPVKNTLAFFNALLEKNVKTEMHILQSGGHGFALTDLNSQNNWFKALLSWLKENGF is encoded by the coding sequence ATGCCTGTTTTCAAAAGTCCGAAGCGAATGATCGCTTTCTTCTTCATCGTATTGACTGCGCAGTCCATCTTTGCACAGAACAGTTTCATTCCACTTTACTCCGGTGAGGTCCCGAATTCCATAAAAGCGCCTGCCAATTACCAGGAAAGCACAGACAGCCTCAACAGGGTAAGAATGGTTACCCGTCCGGGACTGATCCCTTTTTTCCCTGCTAAGGGGAATGTCAGTGGAACTGCCGTGATCATTTTTCCGGGTGGCGGGTACTTTTTGTTATCGCTGGATGCCTGCATAGAGATCGCCAATGCATTGTGTAAAGAAGGGATCACTGCCTTCATTGCAAAATACCGCTTGCCGCACGATAGCATCATGATCAACAAATCCATCGGACCGTTGCAGGACGCACAGGCAGCCATCCAACTGGTACGCAAAAACGCAGCCTTATGGGGCATCCACTCTCAAAAGATAGGCGCCATGGGCCTTTCCGCCGGAGGTCACCTGGTATCATCTGCAGCCACACAAGTAAGTAAAATAGTGATCGACAATCCCGGCAACAACAATCTCAGTCCGGATTTCATCGCCCTGCTCTATCCCGTGATCATCTATGATCCTGCGATTCCAAGAACGCGGGAAAACCTGATCGGCAAAAATCCCAGCCCCGAAACATTGGACCTGTACAGTACAGACAAACAGGTGACCAGCCAAACACCACCCTCATTCCTGGTACACGCCATCGATGATGATGTGATCCCCGTAAAAAACACTTTAGCTTTTTTCAATGCCCTGCTGGAAAAAAATGTAAAAACGGAAATGCATATCCTTCAATCGGGTGGACATGGATTTGCACTCACGGACCTCAACAGTCAGAACAATTGGTTCAAGGCATTGCTGAGCTGGTTAAAAGAGAATGGATTCTAA
- a CDS encoding helix-turn-helix transcriptional regulator, which yields MLKQQRMYFTSLPDHTAPGFDETAHFSQFKKHNIVFNAESSNSYCDDHAGCLSIKTILQGEEWYGIDHRRLAVRPGQYLVLNDDQHYSCRIHEGEKVKCLSVFFQKDFAAAVFHDLLYSTEQQLDQPHTNNGILPEFFQTLNPLTSSLQSHLHQLVATLEKQNNNEFPTDELLIFLLGHLITAHRTDLKKKASINAIKASTRHELYKRVCMARDLLHSSYYEQLDLHKIGACSHLSVPQLVKQFRAAFGCTPHQYLIRIRLEHAASLLKQSSLPVQDISMDTGFESVSAFCRAFKSAYGLQPLLYRITSS from the coding sequence TTGTTGAAGCAGCAGCGCATGTATTTCACCAGCTTACCAGATCATACAGCTCCGGGATTTGACGAAACAGCTCATTTCAGTCAATTCAAAAAACACAATATTGTTTTCAATGCAGAAAGCAGCAACAGCTATTGCGATGATCATGCAGGCTGCCTGAGCATCAAAACCATTTTACAGGGCGAAGAATGGTATGGCATCGATCATCGCAGGCTGGCAGTGAGGCCCGGACAATACCTGGTCCTGAACGATGATCAGCATTATTCCTGCAGGATACATGAAGGTGAAAAAGTAAAATGCCTTTCTGTTTTTTTCCAAAAGGATTTCGCTGCTGCAGTTTTCCATGATTTGCTATACAGTACAGAACAACAGCTCGATCAGCCTCATACAAACAATGGTATTCTTCCTGAATTCTTTCAAACGCTCAATCCGCTTACTTCATCATTGCAATCGCATTTGCACCAACTGGTTGCCACACTCGAAAAACAAAACAACAACGAATTCCCCACAGATGAGCTGCTCATCTTTTTACTGGGGCATCTGATCACTGCGCACAGAACCGATCTGAAAAAGAAAGCCAGTATCAACGCGATCAAAGCAAGCACCAGGCATGAGCTTTACAAACGCGTTTGCATGGCGAGAGACCTGCTCCATTCTTCTTATTATGAACAACTGGACCTGCACAAGATCGGGGCCTGTTCACACCTTTCCGTTCCGCAACTGGTGAAGCAGTTCAGGGCTGCATTCGGATGTACGCCGCATCAATACCTTATCCGTATCAGGCTGGAACATGCCGCTTCATTGCTGAAACAAAGCAGCCTGCCCGTTCAGGATATTTCCATGGATACAGGGTTTGAATCTGTAAGCGCTTTCTGCCGCGCATTCAAATCGGCCTATGGCCTGCAGCCACTTCTTTACAGGATTACTTCATCCTGA
- a CDS encoding TonB-dependent receptor, whose protein sequence is MILAPRSVIKHSVLMALFLMLGPLFAYAQEHRLTLIVHDSLDLPVSNASVRVNGRTTPADSLGRISLRLPSGKFKISVTAIGYIDTVFSLSLMEDLEFRLALRFTQQALQAVVVSGSRSLQRNQMSVHTLDMAQIQKLPVILGEVDPMKTITLLPGVKSGGDASSGIYVRGGGPDQNLVLLDGIPVYNPNHLLGFFSVFNGDAVKNIEVIKGGMPAEYGGRLSSVIAVNSKDGNRDTLKASGGIGLISSRLSLEGPVIKKRSAFNISFRRTYIDQVAKLIAPDSIGRNGYFFYDVNARADFQLNRNNGLYLTFYTGKDKFNFVDDDDDGPAREFNANWGNTIAGLTWKQQLNNQWKQELAVVRNDFNLSSRIAFGSNSIILSSGLTDYQLKNDWSYTPQPWMRWKAGWQYVWHSFRPGAGESNQGVQEFRSHISDQQAREAAAYLSADIDVSTDFNIIAGLRYSYFNQVGPTERVLYDPEGAPTGETESYKKGESIVRYHYPEPRISLLYKLNTSANFKLSYTRTYQYLHLATTSAATFPSDLWIPSSRLIKPGIADQVAAGFFKGFAEGKYEMSVEAYYKTLKNQIEFKPGARLLLNQNIEGEMIFGEGKAYGIEVFFQKKTGRLNGWIGYTLSRSERTFPDMNEGKAFPYRYDRTHDISVVANYQLSKKWHASAVFVYGTGNALTMPTGRFVYSIGYDGRENQPVFTNINQYDKINDYRMPAYHRMDLAFTYTRKPDTQRRYKSSWVFGLYNLYNRENPYFIYIDADEEDRTIKGKKVFLFPVIPGITWNFKF, encoded by the coding sequence ATGATCCTGGCGCCACGATCTGTAATAAAGCATTCCGTGTTGATGGCATTGTTCCTGATGTTGGGGCCTCTGTTTGCATACGCGCAGGAACACAGGTTAACGCTGATCGTTCATGATAGTCTCGATCTTCCCGTCAGCAATGCTTCCGTGCGGGTAAATGGCAGGACCACACCTGCGGACTCCCTGGGAAGGATCTCGCTTCGCCTGCCATCCGGCAAATTCAAAATTTCGGTTACAGCAATAGGTTATATCGATACAGTATTTTCCCTCTCCCTGATGGAAGATCTGGAGTTCAGGCTGGCGCTGCGCTTCACGCAGCAAGCACTGCAGGCGGTGGTGGTTTCGGGAAGTCGCAGCCTGCAACGGAACCAGATGAGCGTGCATACGCTGGACATGGCGCAGATCCAGAAGCTGCCCGTGATACTGGGCGAGGTGGACCCCATGAAGACCATCACACTACTCCCTGGTGTGAAGAGTGGTGGCGATGCCAGTTCCGGTATTTATGTGCGCGGCGGAGGGCCTGATCAAAATCTGGTTCTGCTGGATGGTATTCCCGTGTACAATCCCAATCACCTTCTTGGTTTCTTCAGTGTATTCAATGGCGACGCCGTCAAAAATATCGAAGTGATCAAAGGCGGAATGCCTGCTGAGTACGGCGGACGACTGAGCAGTGTGATTGCCGTGAATTCGAAAGATGGCAACCGTGATACACTCAAAGCTTCCGGTGGGATCGGGCTGATCTCTTCCCGCTTATCGCTTGAAGGACCCGTGATCAAAAAAAGATCCGCTTTCAATATCAGTTTCCGCAGGACTTATATAGACCAGGTAGCAAAACTCATTGCGCCGGACTCGATCGGCAGGAATGGTTATTTCTTTTACGATGTAAATGCCAGGGCCGATTTCCAGCTTAACAGGAATAATGGACTCTATCTTACTTTCTATACGGGAAAAGACAAGTTCAATTTCGTTGATGACGATGACGATGGCCCTGCCCGCGAATTCAATGCCAACTGGGGCAATACCATTGCAGGGCTCACCTGGAAGCAACAATTGAACAACCAGTGGAAACAGGAGCTGGCTGTTGTTCGCAATGATTTCAATTTGTCCAGCCGTATTGCTTTCGGTTCCAACAGTATCATTCTTTCTTCAGGACTTACAGACTACCAGCTGAAGAACGACTGGAGCTATACTCCTCAGCCCTGGATGCGCTGGAAAGCCGGATGGCAATATGTCTGGCATAGCTTCCGTCCGGGTGCAGGGGAATCCAATCAGGGTGTTCAGGAGTTCAGGTCGCACATCAGTGATCAGCAGGCGAGGGAAGCGGCCGCTTATCTCAGTGCTGACATCGATGTGAGTACCGACTTCAATATCATTGCCGGGCTTCGTTACAGTTATTTCAACCAGGTAGGCCCAACCGAACGTGTACTCTATGATCCGGAAGGTGCACCTACAGGAGAGACAGAATCGTACAAAAAAGGAGAAAGCATTGTGCGCTATCATTATCCTGAGCCAAGGATCAGCCTTCTGTACAAACTCAATACCAGCGCCAATTTCAAACTATCGTATACGCGCACTTATCAATACCTGCACCTGGCTACCACCAGCGCTGCCACATTTCCCAGTGATCTGTGGATCCCTTCCAGTCGCCTGATCAAACCTGGTATTGCCGACCAGGTGGCTGCCGGCTTCTTTAAAGGATTTGCGGAAGGAAAATATGAAATGAGTGTGGAAGCCTATTACAAAACACTGAAGAACCAGATCGAATTCAAGCCCGGAGCGCGTCTGTTACTCAATCAGAATATAGAGGGTGAAATGATCTTCGGCGAAGGCAAGGCTTATGGTATCGAAGTCTTTTTCCAGAAAAAAACAGGACGCCTCAATGGCTGGATCGGTTATACACTGAGCCGCTCGGAGAGAACTTTCCCGGACATGAACGAGGGCAAAGCATTTCCGTATCGTTATGATCGCACACATGATATCAGTGTGGTAGCTAATTATCAGCTCAGCAAAAAATGGCATGCATCGGCTGTGTTCGTGTACGGCACCGGCAATGCGCTTACGATGCCAACCGGAAGGTTCGTGTACAGCATCGGTTATGACGGACGCGAAAATCAGCCGGTGTTCACCAATATCAACCAGTACGATAAGATCAACGATTACAGGATGCCTGCCTATCACCGGATGGACCTTGCATTTACCTATACCAGAAAACCGGATACCCAACGCCGTTATAAAAGCAGCTGGGTATTCGGGCTGTATAATTTGTACAACCGCGAAAACCCTTATTTCATCTACATCGATGCAGATGAGGAAGACCGGACCATCAAGGGAAAGAAAGTATTCCTGTTCCCGGTGATACCCGGCATTACCTGGAATTTTAAATTTTAA
- a CDS encoding DUF4249 domain-containing protein, whose product MCRMTVLQNLVLTTIVSFFTSCEKDFDINLKPNKPLLIVEGYINNELPSYNYVILGRSQDYFNTDFENIAVTGAKVSVTEGRLLPNNTYEWNAASKKELTEARIPLLDYALVPGLYFDPALITDPADALMGRPGYHYLLEIEADGKKYSATTAMLPPVRVDSLTIGNYYNDDLDDGSIVLKGRITVHYKDPDTIGNTQLYYWQAQSEGPHFGWGGMGAGRYSPGTDDLVNGQYIRLTHGGGFVMGDSVIYHMASVERKVYNFWDSFNKARANGGPFSTPATISSTISGEDVLGCFSGFSLSSKAVRIK is encoded by the coding sequence ATGTGTAGAATGACTGTTTTGCAGAACCTGGTGCTGACAACCATTGTTTCTTTTTTCACTTCCTGTGAAAAGGATTTCGATATCAATCTAAAACCCAATAAGCCATTGCTGATTGTGGAAGGGTATATCAACAATGAACTGCCATCATACAATTATGTGATATTGGGAAGAAGCCAGGATTACTTCAATACTGATTTTGAAAATATCGCAGTAACCGGCGCGAAAGTGAGTGTTACCGAAGGCCGGCTCCTGCCAAACAATACCTATGAATGGAATGCGGCTTCAAAAAAGGAACTAACGGAAGCGCGTATCCCATTACTGGATTATGCTCTGGTGCCCGGCTTATATTTTGATCCCGCACTCATCACTGATCCTGCTGATGCGCTGATGGGAAGGCCGGGTTATCATTACCTGCTGGAGATCGAAGCGGATGGAAAAAAATATTCAGCTACAACGGCCATGCTGCCTCCTGTACGGGTAGATAGTTTGACTATCGGCAATTATTACAATGATGACCTGGATGATGGCAGCATTGTTCTGAAAGGCAGGATCACCGTACATTACAAAGATCCTGATACTATCGGTAATACACAGTTGTATTACTGGCAGGCGCAGAGCGAAGGCCCTCACTTCGGATGGGGTGGCATGGGAGCAGGCAGGTATTCACCCGGCACTGATGATCTCGTGAATGGGCAATACATAAGACTTACACATGGCGGTGGATTTGTGATGGGTGATTCAGTGATCTACCATATGGCCAGTGTGGAAAGGAAAGTATATAATTTCTGGGACAGTTTCAATAAGGCCCGCGCCAACGGTGGCCCATTCTCCACACCTGCAACAATTTCCAGCACCATCAGCGGAGAAGATGTACTCGGATGTTTCAGTGGATTCAGCCTGAGCTCAAAAGCTGTGCGGATCAAATAA